The following are from one region of the Vitis riparia cultivar Riparia Gloire de Montpellier isolate 1030 chromosome 14, EGFV_Vit.rip_1.0, whole genome shotgun sequence genome:
- the LOC117929567 gene encoding protein LIGHT-DEPENDENT SHORT HYPOCOTYLS 1-like translates to MDLVSQSGNPNSVSTIINPNNPNTSSTIPSPAVYAPSRYENQKRRDWNTFGQYLRNHRPPLSLSLCNGAHVLEFLRYLDQFGKTKVHNQTCPFFGLKNPPAPCPCPLRQAWGSLDALIGRLRAAYEEHGGKPEANPFGARAVRLYLREVRDFQAKARGVSYEKKRKRSKPKLAPPPAGASQ, encoded by the coding sequence ATGGATTTGGTTTCACAATCAGGAAACCCTAACTCTGTGAGCACCATAATCAACCCCAACAATCCCAACACCTCATCCACAATCCCATCGCCTGCGGTTTACGCTCCAAGCCGGTACGAGAACCAGAAGCGCCGAGACTGGAACACTTTTGGCCAGTATCTCAGGAACCACAGGCCTCCGCTCTCACTATCCCTCTGCAATGGGGCACATGTCCTAGAGTTCCTCCGATACCTCGATCAGTTTGGCAAGACCAAGGTCCACAACCAAACTTGCCCCTTCTTCGGCCTCAAAAACCCTCCTGCACCTTGCCCTTGCCCGCTTCGCCAGGCCTGGGGAAGCCTGGATGCTCTGATTGGACGCCTTCGAGCTGCTTATGAGGAGCATGGCGGAAAACCAGAGGCCAACCCATTTGGTGCAAGAGCGGTGAGGCTGTATTTACGAGAGGTTCGCGATTTTCAAGCCAAAGCGAGGGGGGTCAGCTACGAGAAGAAGCGAAAGCGGTCAAAGCCCAAGCTAGCACCACCACCTGCGGGTGCAAGTCAGTGA